A portion of the Parasedimentitalea marina genome contains these proteins:
- a CDS encoding LysE family translocator produces the protein MTQISIALIVFLFPLAYSPGPGNMFFAANGARFGLMATLRANFGYHLATWLVTLAIGLGFVTALDRYPSAFLILKTAGSLYVLWLAWKLFRSGVLQDSEAARPASFWDGVTLLVLNPKAYVIIALMFTQFLPESNSVRMVAVLGITTVFTLNNFIAFLVWTMIGDQIASRFRSPDSARRLNTLFGSLLALVALWMFLT, from the coding sequence ATGACCCAAATCAGCATCGCCCTTATCGTATTTCTGTTTCCCCTCGCCTACAGTCCAGGCCCCGGCAACATGTTCTTTGCCGCCAATGGCGCGCGCTTTGGGCTGATGGCCACGTTGCGGGCAAATTTCGGCTATCATCTGGCAACCTGGCTGGTGACCCTGGCCATTGGTCTAGGATTTGTCACAGCTCTGGACCGCTATCCCAGTGCCTTTCTGATCTTGAAGACTGCAGGGTCGCTGTATGTTTTGTGGCTGGCGTGGAAGCTGTTCCGGTCCGGTGTCTTACAGGACAGTGAGGCCGCCCGGCCCGCCAGTTTTTGGGATGGCGTTACCTTGCTTGTGCTAAACCCCAAGGCCTATGTGATCATTGCTTTGATGTTCACCCAGTTTCTACCCGAAAGTAATTCTGTCCGGATGGTTGCTGTTTTAGGGATCACAACCGTGTTCACGCTGAACAATTTCATCGCCTTTCTGGTCTGGACGATGATCGGAGATCAGATCGCCAGCCGGTTCAGATCACCCGATAGCGCCAGACGGTTGAACACCCTGTTTGGCAGTCTTTTGGCATTGGTCGCGCTTTGGATGTTTTTGACCTAA
- a CDS encoding 6,7-dimethyl-8-ribityllumazine synthase, which produces MTPTRYAFIKAQWHADIVDRALDGFLQLIPADQVDVYDVPGAFEMPLLAKDLAATGQYAAVACAALVVDGGIYRHDFVAQAVVDGLMRASMDTGVPVLSVSLTPHHYQETDHHNAIYREHFVEKGREAANAALMIGKTRNAVAKAA; this is translated from the coding sequence ATGACACCCACCCGCTATGCCTTTATCAAGGCGCAATGGCATGCCGATATCGTCGACCGCGCGCTCGACGGTTTTTTACAACTTATCCCAGCAGATCAAGTTGACGTCTATGACGTCCCCGGTGCGTTTGAGATGCCCCTGTTGGCCAAAGATCTGGCCGCAACCGGTCAGTACGCTGCGGTAGCCTGTGCCGCGCTTGTCGTCGATGGCGGCATTTATCGGCATGATTTTGTCGCCCAGGCCGTAGTCGATGGTTTGATGCGCGCCAGCATGGATACCGGCGTGCCGGTGCTGTCGGTGTCCCTGACGCCGCACCACTATCAGGAAACGGACCACCACAACGCCATCTACCGCGAACATTTTGTCGAAAAGGGGCGCGAGGCAGCCAATGCCGCGCTGATGATCGGTAAAACTCGCAATGCAGTGGCGAAAGCTGCTTAA
- a CDS encoding ATP-binding cassette domain-containing protein translates to MLRLENCLIENGGFALHADLTVDRGSLIAVIGPSGAGKSTLIEAVAGFRQLSSGAIHWNGTSLTQVEPGKRPVAMLFQDGNLFPHLTVVQNVGLGIRANLRLDATQRVQVQAALVRVGLQDMAGRKPAALSGGQQSRVALARVLVQGRDLLLLDEPFAALGPALKAEMLDLVAELVAENGATLLMVSHDPSDARRIADQVVLVADGQVHPPMETASLLDNPPPALKAYLG, encoded by the coding sequence ATGCTGAGGCTTGAGAATTGTCTGATCGAAAATGGTGGCTTCGCGTTGCACGCCGACCTGACTGTTGATCGTGGCAGCCTGATCGCGGTGATCGGGCCCTCTGGAGCAGGCAAATCCACCTTGATCGAGGCGGTGGCCGGGTTTCGCCAGCTAAGCAGCGGTGCCATCCATTGGAACGGGACCTCCCTGACGCAGGTCGAGCCGGGAAAACGCCCGGTGGCGATGTTGTTTCAAGACGGCAATCTGTTCCCGCATCTTACTGTTGTACAGAACGTTGGTCTGGGCATTCGCGCCAATCTGCGGCTGGACGCGACGCAACGCGTGCAGGTGCAGGCGGCTTTGGTCCGGGTTGGGCTGCAGGACATGGCAGGCCGCAAACCTGCCGCGCTGTCCGGTGGTCAGCAAAGCCGGGTGGCGCTGGCGCGGGTCTTGGTACAAGGGCGCGATTTGCTGCTGCTGGACGAGCCCTTTGCGGCACTTGGACCCGCGCTAAAGGCTGAAATGCTGGATCTGGTGGCCGAACTGGTCGCGGAAAATGGCGCCACCCTGTTGATGGTCAGCCATGATCCCAGCGATGCCCGCCGGATTGCGGATCAGGTGGTGCTGGTGGCTGATGGTCAGGTGCATCCACCAATGGAGACGGCGTCATTGCTGGATAACCCACCACCGGCGTTAAAGGCCTATTTGGGGTAA
- a CDS encoding thiamine/thiamine pyrophosphate ABC transporter permease ThiP yields MADRAQPVSPRLGIGAAVLVAALIFGTLAAVALRAEAGRGLGSSDWAALRFTLIQACLSAGLSVALAIPVARALARRRFVGRRVLIALLGAPFILPVIVAILGLLQVFGRAGWFSSGLAVLGLEPVQIYGLHGVVLAHVFFNLPLATRLLLQGWQEIPAERFRLAAQLDADARAIRQLLEIPMLRRVVPGALAVVFAICLSSFAVALTLGGGPRATTIELAIYQAFRFDFDLGRAALLSGLQLVLTGAAALVAVKVAVGEGFGTGLDRPLQRWDGNTVAARILDGFWIVLAAGFLLLPLSAIVLAGLPGMASLTVSVWMAALNSVLVAALSTVLLLLLALPMASAVALGRGGMIEVAGILGLAASPLVIGTGLFIVIYPIADPFALALPVTALVNAVMALPFALRILVPRARVVVGRYGRLALSLDMRGWPFVWRVLLPRMRPQIGFAAGLAAALSMGDLGVIALFADPEFATLPLQVYRLMGAYRMEAAAGAALLLLTLSMAAFWILDRGGRWHAEA; encoded by the coding sequence ATGGCTGACCGCGCTCAGCCAGTAAGCCCGAGACTGGGGATTGGCGCTGCCGTTTTAGTGGCGGCGCTGATCTTTGGGACTTTGGCTGCTGTCGCCTTGCGGGCTGAAGCCGGTCGCGGATTGGGCAGCAGTGATTGGGCAGCATTGCGGTTTACATTGATCCAGGCTTGCCTGTCGGCAGGGCTGAGTGTGGCACTGGCGATCCCGGTGGCACGCGCCCTGGCGCGGCGGCGTTTTGTCGGACGGCGCGTATTGATCGCCCTATTGGGCGCCCCCTTTATTCTACCTGTCATTGTTGCAATCCTGGGGTTGTTGCAGGTGTTTGGCCGGGCTGGCTGGTTTAGCAGCGGGCTGGCGGTGCTCGGGCTGGAGCCGGTGCAGATCTACGGGCTGCACGGTGTGGTTCTGGCGCATGTGTTTTTTAATCTGCCTCTGGCTACACGGCTGCTGTTACAGGGTTGGCAGGAGATCCCGGCTGAACGGTTCCGGCTGGCGGCGCAGTTGGATGCCGATGCGCGGGCGATACGGCAACTGCTGGAAATTCCGATGCTGAGGCGCGTTGTACCCGGTGCATTGGCCGTGGTGTTTGCCATTTGCCTGTCCAGCTTTGCGGTGGCGCTGACACTGGGCGGGGGGCCACGGGCCACCACCATCGAGCTGGCCATCTATCAGGCGTTCAGGTTTGATTTCGACCTCGGCCGCGCCGCGCTGCTGTCAGGTTTGCAACTGGTTCTGACTGGCGCAGCGGCGCTGGTGGCGGTCAAGGTCGCGGTGGGCGAGGGGTTTGGCACCGGGTTGGACCGGCCTCTGCAACGGTGGGATGGCAACACAGTCGCCGCGCGTATCCTGGATGGGTTCTGGATTGTGCTGGCCGCAGGGTTCCTGCTGTTGCCACTGTCTGCCATCGTATTGGCGGGGCTGCCGGGTATGGCGAGCCTGACGGTCTCGGTCTGGATGGCGGCGTTGAATTCTGTACTGGTGGCAGCGTTGAGCACGGTTCTGTTGCTGTTACTGGCTTTGCCGATGGCCTCGGCCGTGGCGCTGGGCCGTGGCGGCATGATTGAGGTTGCGGGCATTCTGGGGCTTGCGGCCTCGCCGCTGGTGATTGGCACCGGGCTATTCATTGTGATCTACCCGATTGCGGACCCTTTTGCGCTGGCCTTGCCAGTGACGGCGCTGGTCAATGCAGTGATGGCGCTGCCCTTTGCGTTGCGGATACTGGTGCCGCGGGCGCGGGTCGTGGTGGGGCGCTATGGCCGTTTGGCGCTGTCGCTGGACATGCGGGGCTGGCCCTTTGTTTGGCGGGTGCTGCTACCACGGATGCGGCCGCAGATTGGCTTTGCCGCCGGACTGGCGGCGGCGCTGTCGATGGGGGATCTTGGCGTGATTGCCCTGTTTGCCGACCCCGAGTTTGCCACCCTGCCGTTGCAGGTTTACCGGTTGATGGGCGCCTACCGGATGGAGGCCGCAGCGGGGGCGGCACTATTGCTGCTGACCCTATCGATGGCGGCGTTTTGGATTTTGGATCGCGGAGGCCGCTGGCATGCTGAGGCTTGA
- the thiB gene encoding thiamine ABC transporter substrate binding subunit, whose amino-acid sequence MKYLVIAAGILSTTAAIAEVPELTVYTYDSFVSDWGPGPAVEEAFEEICGCDLKLVGAGDGAALLARVKLEGARSDADVVLGLDTNLTAAAKATGLFAAHSVTADYALPVAWADTSFVPYDWGYFSFVHNADAAAPSNFKELAASDMKIVIQDPRSSTPGLGLLMWVKAAYGDAAPAIWADLSDNIVTVTKGWSEAYGLFLEGEADMVLSYTTSPAYHLIAEEDASKAAAVFDEGHYMQVEVAGKLAASDQPELADQFLSFMVSDAFQTIIPTTNWMYPAVTPAAGLPSGFETLVQPGKSLLLSEDEAASVRDVALDEWLTALSQ is encoded by the coding sequence ATGAAGTATCTTGTAATTGCAGCGGGAATTCTGAGCACGACAGCGGCTATTGCCGAGGTGCCTGAACTGACCGTTTATACCTATGACAGTTTTGTATCTGATTGGGGCCCCGGCCCAGCGGTGGAAGAGGCTTTTGAAGAGATCTGCGGATGTGATCTGAAGCTGGTGGGGGCCGGGGATGGTGCTGCCTTGTTGGCCCGGGTCAAGCTGGAAGGCGCGCGCTCGGACGCTGATGTTGTGTTGGGACTGGATACCAATCTGACCGCCGCCGCCAAGGCAACCGGGCTGTTCGCCGCGCATTCCGTCACTGCGGACTACGCCCTGCCGGTGGCCTGGGCTGATACAAGTTTTGTCCCCTATGACTGGGGGTATTTCTCGTTTGTGCATAACGCGGATGCCGCTGCCCCGTCGAATTTTAAAGAGCTGGCGGCGAGTGACATGAAAATCGTCATTCAGGATCCTCGGTCCTCCACACCTGGTCTGGGCCTGTTGATGTGGGTCAAAGCGGCCTACGGCGATGCGGCGCCGGCCATTTGGGCAGATCTGTCGGACAATATCGTCACCGTGACCAAAGGCTGGTCCGAGGCCTATGGGCTGTTTCTGGAAGGTGAGGCTGACATGGTGTTGTCCTATACCACCTCGCCGGCCTACCACCTGATTGCGGAAGAGGATGCTTCCAAAGCGGCGGCGGTGTTTGACGAAGGTCATTACATGCAGGTTGAGGTTGCCGGTAAGCTCGCTGCCAGTGATCAGCCCGAATTGGCCGATCAATTTCTGTCCTTTATGGTGTCGGATGCGTTCCAGACGATCATTCCGACCACCAACTGGATGTATCCGGCGGTGACCCCGGCGGCCGGTCTGCCGAGCGGTTTTGAAACCTTGGTGCAGCCGGGCAAATCGCTGCTGCTGTCCGAAGATGAGGCGGCGTCGGTGCGTGACGTGGCATTGGACGAATGGCTGACCGCGCTCAGCCAGTAA
- the aroC gene encoding chorismate synthase produces MSMNSFGHLFRFTTWGESHGPALGATIDGCPPNVPLTPEMLQQWLDKRRPGQNKNMTQRNEPDAVKILSGVFEGKTTGTPIQLMIENTDQRSKDYGDIANTFRPGHADITYYQKYGNRDYRGGGRSSARETAARVAAGGIAREAIKALVPGLEIKGYMVAMGEMEIDRTRFDWDAIDKNDFWIPDSAAVQNWEDYLQDLRKAHDSVGAIVEIVARGVPAGIGAPIYGKLDTELAAAMMSINAVKGVEIGEGMNAARLKGSQNADEIFLGNDGAPVYSSNHAGGILGGISSGQDVVVRFAVKPTSSILTPRQSIRKDGSSAEVITKGRHDPCVGIRAVPVGEAMMACVILDHLLLHRGQIGVNQGIIG; encoded by the coding sequence ATGTCGATGAATAGTTTTGGCCATCTCTTCCGTTTCACCACCTGGGGCGAAAGCCACGGCCCGGCGCTGGGCGCGACCATTGATGGTTGCCCGCCCAATGTCCCGCTGACACCCGAAATGCTGCAGCAGTGGCTGGACAAGCGGCGCCCGGGCCAGAACAAGAACATGACTCAGCGCAACGAACCCGATGCGGTGAAAATCTTGTCTGGCGTATTCGAGGGCAAAACAACCGGTACGCCAATCCAACTGATGATCGAAAACACCGACCAGCGCTCCAAGGATTACGGCGATATCGCCAATACTTTCCGTCCCGGTCACGCCGACATCACTTATTACCAAAAATACGGCAATCGCGACTATCGTGGTGGCGGCCGCAGTTCCGCCCGCGAAACGGCTGCACGTGTTGCCGCCGGCGGCATCGCCCGCGAGGCCATCAAGGCCCTGGTCCCCGGTCTTGAGATCAAAGGCTATATGGTGGCCATGGGCGAGATGGAAATCGACCGGACCCGGTTCGACTGGGACGCCATCGACAAAAATGATTTCTGGATTCCCGATTCTGCCGCCGTGCAGAACTGGGAGGACTATTTGCAGGATCTGCGCAAAGCCCATGATTCTGTCGGCGCCATTGTCGAAATCGTAGCCCGCGGCGTGCCCGCCGGCATCGGCGCGCCCATTTATGGCAAGCTGGACACCGAACTGGCCGCGGCAATGATGTCGATCAACGCGGTCAAAGGCGTTGAAATCGGCGAAGGCATGAACGCGGCGCGGCTTAAGGGGTCACAAAACGCCGATGAAATCTTCCTCGGCAACGATGGCGCGCCGGTCTATTCCTCAAACCATGCTGGCGGCATCCTGGGTGGGATCTCTAGCGGTCAGGACGTTGTGGTGCGGTTTGCCGTCAAGCCCACCTCGTCAATCCTGACTCCACGCCAGTCGATCCGCAAAGATGGCTCCTCGGCTGAGGTCATCACCAAGGGCCGCCACGATCCCTGCGTTGGCATTCGCGCCGTACCCGTGGGCGAGGCCATGATGGCCTGCGTCATCCTGGATCATCTGCTGCTGCACCGCGGCCAGATTGGGGTAAATCAGGGCATCATCGGATAA
- a CDS encoding AEC family transporter, giving the protein MTIILAITFPIYATIGLGYFIVYRGWFSAVEMRSFGRYVMNIALPALIFNAVASRKFSEVFHPDYMLAFGLGGLATIAMAYLFFTLRGVDPQRRALGVMGSTCPNSGFIGFPIMLLLFPDLASSILTLNMLIETLLLVPICLVLMELSGNDTKQPVHRQFAGVLFNLVRMPLMIGMALGLLVSLIGISLPAPFSQFITMLAASAGALSLVVIGGSLVGLPLHGNRSLAAQVAATKLILHPTMVILAIVSLTAFGFIQLSPDMRSAVILSAAMPMFGSYTVFAQKLNLQGAASLAMLGATTGAFVTLSLFLLWLT; this is encoded by the coding sequence ATGACAATCATTCTGGCAATCACCTTTCCGATCTATGCCACCATCGGATTGGGTTACTTCATTGTCTACCGGGGCTGGTTCAGTGCCGTTGAGATGCGTAGTTTCGGGCGATATGTTATGAATATCGCCCTGCCCGCGCTGATCTTCAATGCAGTGGCATCCCGCAAATTCTCCGAGGTCTTTCACCCGGATTACATGCTCGCATTTGGCCTTGGCGGGCTGGCGACCATTGCGATGGCATACTTATTCTTCACGCTACGGGGCGTTGACCCGCAAAGGCGCGCACTGGGCGTTATGGGCTCTACCTGCCCAAACAGTGGCTTTATCGGCTTTCCCATCATGCTCTTGCTGTTTCCCGATCTGGCAAGCAGCATTCTGACCCTGAATATGTTGATCGAGACCTTACTGCTGGTACCGATCTGTCTGGTTCTGATGGAGCTGTCCGGCAATGACACCAAGCAACCGGTGCACCGACAATTTGCAGGGGTTTTGTTCAACCTGGTTCGCATGCCGCTTATGATTGGCATGGCTCTGGGACTTTTGGTGTCGCTGATCGGTATATCGCTGCCTGCGCCGTTCAGCCAATTCATCACAATGCTGGCCGCGTCAGCCGGAGCCTTGTCACTGGTGGTAATCGGAGGATCACTGGTTGGATTGCCCCTGCACGGCAATCGTAGCCTTGCGGCCCAGGTTGCCGCGACCAAGCTGATACTGCATCCGACAATGGTGATACTTGCGATCGTCAGTCTCACCGCTTTTGGCTTCATCCAGCTGTCCCCGGATATGCGCAGCGCGGTCATTTTGTCCGCCGCAATGCCAATGTTTGGCTCTTATACTGTGTTTGCTCAAAAACTGAACTTACAGGGGGCTGCCAGCCTTGCGATGCTAGGGGCAACCACCGGAGCCTTTGTCACCCTTAGCCTGTTTCTGCTCTGGCTGACCTGA
- a CDS encoding MerR family transcriptional regulator encodes MYSIGTMSKVTGVKVPTIRYYEDIGLLSEPGRNAGNQRRYDQDGMEALGFIKHARDLGFALDDIRALMQLNGDLGTDCAEADRIAASQLANVQIRIAKLQQLADELERISHLCDGGNGGQCRVLTALGDHSQCTGAHG; translated from the coding sequence ATGTATTCCATAGGGACCATGTCCAAAGTGACCGGCGTCAAAGTGCCGACCATCCGGTATTACGAAGATATCGGCTTGTTAAGCGAGCCGGGGCGCAATGCGGGCAACCAGCGGCGCTATGATCAGGACGGAATGGAGGCCCTGGGGTTTATCAAACACGCCCGCGATCTGGGCTTTGCGCTAGACGATATCCGGGCGCTGATGCAGTTGAATGGGGATCTGGGCACAGATTGCGCCGAGGCCGACCGTATTGCCGCAAGCCAGTTGGCCAATGTTCAGATCCGGATTGCCAAACTGCAACAACTGGCGGACGAGCTGGAACGGATCAGTCATCTATGCGACGGTGGCAATGGGGGCCAATGCCGGGTGTTGACGGCACTGGGGGATCACAGCCAATGCACCGGTGCACATGGCTAA
- a CDS encoding cation transporter produces MAGCCGHNAQFDGVSADYKRRLWLVIAINAAMFGVEMSAGQMSGSQALKADALDFLGDALTYGISLAVIGATLRTRSLAAMGKGISLLLMGVWVFGSTVYSVFYVGVPQAQIMGSIGFMALAANLASVMILARYKDGDANVRSVWLCSRNDAIGNVAVMIAALGVWGTATGWPDLIVAGIMAGLFLNSAFQILVQAIREQKSEAAHAH; encoded by the coding sequence ATGGCAGGATGCTGCGGCCACAACGCCCAATTCGATGGCGTATCGGCAGATTACAAACGAAGACTATGGCTGGTGATCGCGATCAACGCCGCCATGTTTGGGGTCGAGATGAGTGCTGGTCAGATGTCCGGCAGTCAGGCGCTCAAGGCGGATGCGCTGGATTTTCTGGGGGATGCGCTGACCTATGGTATTTCGCTGGCCGTGATCGGAGCCACGCTTCGCACCCGGTCGTTGGCCGCGATGGGTAAGGGCATCAGCCTGTTGTTGATGGGGGTCTGGGTGTTTGGATCAACCGTTTACTCGGTGTTTTATGTCGGGGTGCCACAGGCGCAGATCATGGGCTCGATCGGCTTTATGGCGCTGGCTGCCAACCTGGCCTCGGTGATGATCCTGGCCCGCTACAAGGACGGCGATGCCAATGTGCGGTCGGTCTGGCTGTGTTCGCGCAATGACGCCATTGGCAACGTCGCTGTGATGATCGCGGCGCTGGGAGTTTGGGGCACCGCAACTGGCTGGCCTGACTTGATCGTCGCCGGAATCATGGCTGGATTGTTCCTGAATTCCGCCTTCCAAATTCTGGTGCAGGCCATCAGGGAACAAAAAAGTGAGGCGGCGCATGCGCACTAA
- a CDS encoding DMT family transporter, producing the protein MVKSLTSHRPLLAVGLKVAAIGLFTTMAAMIKATAEDVPAGEAVFFRSLFAIPVIVIWLAMRGELRNGLVAKNPMGHVWRGVLGTTAMGLTFTGLGMLPLPEVTAIGFATPIFTLVLAAVFLGETIRLIRISAVVIGLAGVMVMIWPRLTGGADIGDTAMLGAILILFATIARAMVQIHIRQLVQTEHTAAIVFYFSATATGLSLLTLPFGWQVPSWNIMLLLIGSGLIGGVAQILVTSSYRFAAASMLAPYDYASMLFAIIIGYVWFAELPTLVMLSGATLVIAGNALVIWRESRLGLVRGKTRPMIDPKGG; encoded by the coding sequence ATGGTAAAATCGTTAACATCGCATCGACCTTTGCTTGCCGTCGGACTTAAAGTCGCCGCCATCGGGTTGTTCACCACTATGGCGGCGATGATCAAGGCCACTGCCGAAGATGTTCCCGCTGGCGAGGCGGTTTTCTTTCGATCATTGTTTGCAATTCCGGTGATCGTCATCTGGCTGGCCATGCGCGGCGAGCTGCGCAATGGATTGGTCGCGAAGAACCCCATGGGCCATGTCTGGCGTGGCGTACTGGGGACAACCGCAATGGGCCTGACCTTTACCGGCCTGGGTATGTTGCCCCTGCCCGAAGTTACTGCCATCGGATTTGCAACGCCCATTTTTACTCTGGTTTTGGCTGCTGTGTTTCTCGGAGAGACCATCCGCCTGATCCGTATCAGTGCCGTTGTCATTGGCTTGGCCGGGGTGATGGTAATGATCTGGCCACGTCTGACAGGCGGCGCGGATATTGGCGACACCGCCATGTTAGGCGCTATTTTGATCCTGTTCGCCACCATCGCGCGGGCCATGGTGCAAATCCATATCCGACAATTGGTGCAGACCGAGCACACGGCCGCCATCGTGTTCTATTTCTCAGCCACCGCCACAGGTCTATCACTGCTGACCCTGCCGTTTGGCTGGCAGGTGCCCAGCTGGAACATTATGTTACTGCTAATCGGCAGCGGATTGATCGGCGGCGTGGCGCAGATACTGGTGACCTCGTCTTATCGCTTTGCCGCCGCCTCGATGCTGGCGCCTTATGACTATGCCTCGATGCTGTTCGCCATCATCATCGGCTATGTCTGGTTCGCCGAGCTGCCCACATTGGTCATGCTGTCAGGGGCCACGCTGGTCATTGCAGGCAATGCACTGGTGATCTGGCGTGAAAGCCGTTTGGGATTGGTGCGTGGCAAAACGCGCCCAATGATTGATCCCAAAGGCGGATAA
- a CDS encoding SDR family oxidoreductase codes for MTKVAMITAGGSGMGADAARHLAQQGYQVAILSASGKGEALAQELGGVGVTGSNMVQADLQTLVDKTMERWGRIDVLINSAGHGPKGDIMDISDDDWHLGMDYYLLNVIRPARMVAPIMAAQGKGSIINISTFAVFEPDPLFPTSGVFRAGLASFTKLFADKFAAQGVRMNNVLPGFIDSLPETEDRKARIPMGRYGTAHEVSALIAHLASDDAAYTTGQNIRIDGGLTRSV; via the coding sequence ATGACCAAAGTAGCGATGATCACCGCAGGTGGCAGCGGGATGGGGGCAGACGCGGCGCGCCACCTGGCGCAGCAGGGCTACCAAGTGGCCATTCTGTCGGCATCGGGCAAGGGAGAGGCCCTTGCGCAGGAACTGGGTGGGGTTGGCGTCACCGGGTCAAATATGGTGCAGGCGGATTTGCAGACTTTAGTTGATAAGACGATGGAGCGCTGGGGGCGTATTGATGTCTTGATCAATTCGGCAGGCCACGGCCCCAAGGGTGACATCATGGATATCAGCGATGACGACTGGCATCTGGGAATGGACTATTATTTGCTGAACGTGATCCGGCCTGCACGCATGGTGGCCCCTATCATGGCAGCACAGGGCAAAGGGTCCATCATCAATATTTCGACCTTCGCGGTCTTTGAGCCGGACCCGCTGTTCCCAACATCCGGCGTGTTCCGCGCTGGGCTGGCCAGTTTTACCAAGCTGTTTGCCGATAAGTTTGCCGCTCAGGGTGTGCGCATGAACAACGTGTTACCCGGCTTTATCGACAGCCTGCCAGAAACCGAGGATCGCAAGGCGCGGATTCCCATGGGACGCTATGGCACTGCGCATGAAGTATCAGCGCTGATTGCCCATCTGGCCTCGGATGATGCCGCCTATACAACAGGTCAGAACATCCGCATTGATGGTGGGCTTACCCGGTCGGTATAA
- a CDS encoding LysR substrate-binding domain-containing protein — translation MRLPNLNSLRMFDAAARHLNFRLAADELNLSQGAVAQQVRRLEADLGHKLFFRQARGLSLTDAGRRYHQPVRQALELIEQATSTLAPSEHRITLSVPPSFAAKWLVPRLPDFEATHPDIELRILAEENLSDFKRDGIDLAIRLGTRPRDPELQTKLLSPMDLVAVARPDVALTLGQKPKIEMLALSVLIQDGHHYWDRLLRDAGLTATRRVLQFNQTALAMDAAVNGQGLALVPRIFLDGQPLQQIWQAPVIGDAGFYVVWSAENRQSPSRQLVVDWLLSQVIAYD, via the coding sequence ATGCGATTGCCTAATCTCAACTCACTGCGAATGTTCGACGCCGCTGCGCGGCATCTAAACTTTCGCCTGGCCGCCGATGAGCTGAACCTGTCTCAGGGCGCGGTGGCGCAACAGGTCAGGCGCTTAGAGGCGGATTTGGGGCACAAACTGTTCTTTCGGCAGGCGCGCGGATTGTCCCTGACGGACGCTGGTCGCAGGTATCATCAACCGGTTCGTCAAGCATTGGAGCTGATCGAACAAGCCACCAGCACTCTTGCCCCTTCCGAGCACAGGATTACCCTGTCTGTCCCCCCCTCCTTTGCAGCCAAGTGGTTGGTGCCAAGGCTCCCTGACTTCGAAGCGACCCATCCCGACATAGAATTGCGTATTCTGGCCGAAGAGAATTTGAGCGATTTCAAGCGTGATGGCATTGATCTTGCCATCCGTCTTGGAACCCGCCCTCGCGATCCTGAGCTGCAAACCAAATTATTATCCCCAATGGATCTGGTTGCCGTAGCGCGCCCAGATGTGGCTCTAACACTGGGCCAAAAGCCGAAGATCGAGATGCTGGCGCTGTCAGTGTTGATCCAGGACGGGCATCATTATTGGGACCGTCTGCTACGGGATGCCGGGCTGACGGCGACGCGGCGAGTGTTACAATTCAACCAGACGGCGCTGGCAATGGATGCCGCCGTGAACGGTCAGGGACTGGCGCTGGTGCCACGCATATTTCTGGATGGTCAGCCCCTGCAGCAAATATGGCAGGCGCCGGTGATTGGGGATGCGGGGTTCTATGTGGTTTGGTCAGCTGAGAACCGTCAGAGCCCCAGCCGCCAGTTAGTCGTGGATTGGTTATTGTCGCAGGTTATCGCTTACGACTGA